The DNA window AAGGTCATACATATTATTTGATATACTTTAGTATGTTTTAGTTAACAAATCTTGTTTAAGctgataaaaatttattaatactGTGAGGTTATCAATTGGTACAATACCAAATAACACCATTCTGTTTGACCCTCCAATACAACGGACTGTTCTCCTAAAACGATAGTAATTCGTATTTTTATGTATCTATATTTGTGTTAACAGTAAAATAATATCTTTTTATGTATCTATATTTGTGTTTGCCTAAGGGAAAAATGTCTCAACTAATTTTTTCCAAAACAAAAGTTAATCAAAGaaactaaaaaaatttgaaGCAAGAACTTTGCTATTACGTTTGTTTATATTCAAGAAATGTAATATATGCCTATCAAAGCCTAACAACTgattagaaattttatttttaagatttgAGTATGTAGGTTTAGAACTACATATTCATAATTCGTAaggggatttttttttttttttttttggaatgtATGGTTTGTAAAGGTGATTGTTGAatgtttacaaaaaaaaaacattatttaacGTGATTTAAAAGTTGGTTCAGTAAAGATCATTCTAAAACTATGTGACAAAATaacgaataaaaaaaatacGAATTATCATCGTTTTAGGAGGTTAGTCCGTTGTATTGGAGGGTCAAGCAGAATGGTGCTATTTGGTACTGTACCAATTGATAACCCTACaacattaataaatttttatcagCTTAAACAAGCTTTGTTAACTAAAACATACTAAAGTATATCAAATAATATGTATGACCTTGTAGAAATTACTTTTTCTAACTATGAGATAACATTAAATAAAGCCGAGTGTACCGTAAAATGTGTTGACAGAAAGTTGCATCCCTAAGATCACAGGCAGAGTGTGAACATTTTGAGTCAAAAAAAGTGCTTCGGTTTGGAGATATTCTTCCCATAAAATGAGAATTAATGGTCTACGTCTGCCAAGATAAGAAACCTGCTATTTCCTGGGATACATAATTATTTGGAAAATGATCAAGAAAAGCAAttaatattgtagaattttttaaaaagcaATTTACTCTTCGTTCATGATAACAAATTCCTGTAaattcatttttgttttttccACAAACCGTGGTGGGAAAACACGTACCACACTGCATAATAAATCTGAAAAATAAGGATTGTCAGTAAATCTGGATATAATGTAGTTGCATGCTATGAAAGAGTGTTGGAACAAGAGCTTAACTGATTCGTTTAGTGGACATATCCGCTAATTCAAGACATTGTGCAAAAGGCGTCAGTTGGTAAGCATGGCCGATAGGTATTTGCTCTTCTTCATTACAAGTTTAATACAAGTACTTTAAACGACATTTGATATTTTGCAGATGCAAAAATTGGTGCATTGCTAGTTATTTCTTTAATTCGGGCATTCCCAATGTAGCATGTCTTGTATAACTGAAGTAATTTGTCTAATTGCTCAACATCTTGGTCATAAATTATGCCTTGCATGCTTCCATTCTATGGAGATAAATAGGTAAAGTAAAAAGCAATTCCAAATTGAAGTACTATTAGGAATACACAATGTATTTTACCTCTTTGTCAACAAAAACAAGCTTTTGTTGTCTTGGAGTTTTTTCAGAAACCAACACTTTGACAAACAGTTACGGAAATCTGGTTTTAGATTTACAATGACTGTACATTTGTCGTCTAATGACCTGAACGTAAGAACAAAAAAGAAGTAATAAGTACAAGAAATTTACATATTATGTAATATAAGATAATGTATGggcaaataataaaaattgttACAAGTTGTTTGTTTGTTAAAATTCGTACAGAGGTATGAATTAAAGTTT is part of the Primulina eburnea isolate SZY01 chromosome 1, ASM2296580v1, whole genome shotgun sequence genome and encodes:
- the LOC140827316 gene encoding uncharacterized protein, yielding MSSLSFGTTYRSLDDKCTVIVNLKPDFRNCLSKCWFLKKLQDNKSLFLLTKRRRPLILILWEEYLQTEALFLTQNVHTLPVILGMQLSVNTFYGLSIGTVPNSTILLDPPIQRTNLLKR